One window from the genome of Peromyscus eremicus unplaced genomic scaffold, PerEre_H2_v1 PerEre#2#unplaced_703, whole genome shotgun sequence encodes:
- the Glod5 gene encoding glyoxalase domain-containing protein 5, giving the protein MWGPTSENQLWRNSSQIPSPCLMQRLDHIVMTVKNIEDTIMFYSKILGLKVTTFKGDRKALCFGDQKFNLHEVGKEFDPKAAHPIPGSLDICLITEAPLEEVMKRLKVFDVPIEEGPVSRTGAKGPIMSIYFRDPDRNLIEVSNYVTS; this is encoded by the exons ATGTGGGGTCCAACGTCTGAGAATCag ctATGGAGGAACAGCAGTCAGATCCCTTCCCCGTGTCTTATGCAAAGACTTGACCACATCGTGATGACAGTAAAGAACATCGAAGACACCATCATGTTCTATTCCAAGATCCTGGGACTGAAAGTCACTACTTTCAAG GGGGATCGGAAGGCATTGTGTTTTGGAGACCAAAAATTTAACTTACATGAGGTGGGAAAGGAATTTGACCCCAAAGCCGCTCACCCCATTCCGGGATCCCTGGACATCTGTCTGATTACAGAAGCGCCTTTGGAGGAGGTGATGAAGCGTCTCAAG GTTTTTGATGTCCCCATTGAGGAGGGCCCAGTCTCCAGAACAGGAGCAAAGGGGCCTATTATGTCCATCTACTTCCGAGATCCTGACAGAAATCTCATTGAGGTGTCCAACTATGTCACCTCATGA